A DNA window from Gasterosteus aculeatus chromosome 16, fGasAcu3.hap1.1, whole genome shotgun sequence contains the following coding sequences:
- the LOC120815144 gene encoding olfactory receptor 11A1-like, protein MDYRLNVTYITFGGHVEVHKYRYLYFVIMFTVYILIISSNVTIVCIIMIQKNLHEPMYIFIAALLINSVLFSNAIYPKLLIDFLSEKQIISYTACLLQWFLYYWLAASDFFLLSIMAYDRYVSICNPLQYTTIMQKTTVNMFLFSAWILPACQVSVTILVSAKKEICTFHLKGILCNSTVLTLHCVRSRTLNVYGLVNFVIVLLLPVLFILFTYSRILVVSYRCRGVRRRAAQTCLPHLLVLINFSCFTAYDILLARLELDSPKIVRLIMALQVLIYHPLLNPLIYGLKMRIIYDHLKKLFCTTE, encoded by the coding sequence ATGGATTATAGATTAAATGTGACTTATATAACTTTTGGTGGGCATGTGGAAGTGCACAAATATAgatatctttattttgtgatcatgtttacggtgtatattttaataattagcaGTAATGTCACTATTGTTTGCATTATAATGATTCAGAAAAACCTGCATGagccaatgtacattttcattgcagcttTGTTAATCAATTCTGTTCTTTTCAGCAATGCTATCTACCCAAAGCTTTTGATTGACtttttatcagaaaaacagatcatatCTTATACAGCATGTCTCCTCCAGTGGTTTTTATACTACTGGTTAGCCGCTTcagatttctttctcttgtccatcatggcctatgacagatatgtgtCTATATGTAACCCTCTGCAATATACAACAATCatgcaaaaaacaactgttAACATGTTCCTGTTTTCAGCTTGGATTCTGCCTGCTTGTCAAGTTTCAGTAACAATATTAGTAAGTGCTAAAAAGGAAATCtgtacatttcatttgaaaggaaTACTTTGCAACAGCACAGTTCTAACACTTCACTGTGTGAGATCAAGAACACTGAATGTATATGGCTTGGttaattttgttattgttttacttCTCCCTGTACTCTTTATACTCTTCACATACAGCAGGATACTTGTAGTGTCGTATCGATGTAGAGGAGTCAGGAGAAGAGCTGCACAGACCTGTTTACCCCATCTGCTGGTTCTAATCAACTTTTCCTGTTTCACTGCATATGATATACTTCTTGCTCGACTGGAACTTGATTCTCCAAAAATTGTACGTTTAATAATGGCTTTACAAGTTTTAATATATCACCCTCTTTTAAATCCTCTAATTTATGGACTAAAAATGAGAATAATTTATGATCACCTTAAGAAGCTTTTCTGCACAACAGAGTAG